The proteins below come from a single Gimesia alba genomic window:
- a CDS encoding response regulator transcription factor, with translation MNAFVVYIIDDDPDVLDSIAFLLSTSGYTVKTFDSVHSFLESKEVVDPGCILIDLIMPEISGIEAMQLFKKQQLHLPVIMMSAYGDIEKAVSAVKQGACDYLEKPFEREKCLKAIEYAISLLELNQDDSDEEGRDYLRLYDGLTRREKQVFHLIAEGHSGKQIANSMSISYRTMEKHKANLLSKLGISSATDIVHLLYKIKDMPGYKKNGDDS, from the coding sequence ATGAACGCTTTTGTTGTTTACATTATTGATGATGATCCAGATGTCCTGGACTCGATTGCATTTTTATTGAGCACCTCAGGATATACGGTCAAAACATTTGATAGTGTGCATTCGTTTTTAGAATCCAAAGAAGTAGTAGATCCAGGCTGTATTCTGATTGACTTGATTATGCCTGAAATATCAGGGATTGAAGCGATGCAGCTATTTAAAAAACAGCAACTGCATTTACCCGTGATTATGATGAGTGCTTACGGGGATATTGAAAAAGCTGTTTCTGCCGTCAAGCAGGGGGCTTGTGACTATCTTGAAAAGCCATTCGAAAGAGAAAAATGTCTCAAAGCCATTGAGTACGCTATCTCGCTGTTGGAGCTCAATCAAGACGATTCCGATGAAGAGGGAAGAGACTATCTTCGATTGTACGATGGCCTGACGCGAAGAGAAAAACAGGTCTTTCATCTGATTGCAGAGGGCCATTCTGGTAAACAAATAGCAAATTCCATGTCGATCAGTTATCGAACCATGGAAAAACATAAAGCGAATCTGTTAAGTAAATTAGGGATTTCGAGTGCTACTGATATCGTGCATCTTTTGTATAAAATCAAAGATATGCCGGGATATAAGAAAAACGGCGACGATTCTTAA
- a CDS encoding response regulator: MKILIVDEIGFIRQSLTQKLSRYHFTTVAAESGEEALAILNSDFSVDAVLTSLFLPSMNAIDLYKAASKIERFNDEGVIPPLHFYLMVTREHGTSSPKMKELTREALAVGFKDLLVKPIDIELLVSKLQNSITEEPVEEPEPVSIAATNQIDEEPATDPKKVTKRIDGLVVVQNSLHALKKEMCESIDILLEEVSRTSSK, translated from the coding sequence ATGAAAATACTGATTGTCGACGAAATTGGGTTCATACGTCAGAGCCTGACCCAGAAACTCAGCCGCTATCATTTTACGACTGTGGCTGCTGAAAGTGGGGAAGAGGCTCTCGCCATTTTAAATTCTGACTTCTCAGTAGATGCTGTACTTACCAGTCTCTTCCTGCCTTCGATGAATGCAATCGATCTCTACAAAGCAGCATCAAAAATTGAACGATTTAATGATGAAGGCGTCATCCCTCCCCTTCACTTTTACCTCATGGTAACCCGGGAACATGGCACCTCATCGCCCAAAATGAAAGAACTGACCAGGGAAGCACTCGCCGTTGGTTTCAAGGACCTGCTCGTCAAACCCATCGACATCGAATTATTAGTCAGTAAATTACAAAATTCGATTACTGAGGAACCTGTTGAAGAGCCTGAACCTGTTTCCATCGCAGCTACCAACCAGATCGATGAAGAACCTGCCACTGATCCGAAAAAAGTCACGAAACGGATCGATGGACTGGTCGTCGTGCAGAATAGTCTGCATGCGCTTAAAAAAGAAATGTGTGAATCAATCGACATCCTGCTGGAAGAAGTCAGTCGTACATCCAGTAAATAA
- a CDS encoding nucleoside hydrolase — protein sequence MWCQRFCIGLLSLLLMASLSVAAEPVKVIFDTDLSGDVDDVLALAMLHTLADRGECELLAVTISKINPLTGPFTDATNTFYGRGDIPIGVTRDAQRRDSKYLKLINEKNDGQWRYPHDILSNEQLPDAVKVLRKTLASEPDRSVSIIQVGLAANLADLVESKPDKLSPLSGLELVRRKVKLVSVMAGAFEPINGNQHFLEANVRNGIQSMQWFAQLWPADVPVVWSGFEIGIAVTYPRESIARDFGYRKHHIVREAYLLHSGPNHDRPSWDLTSVLYAVRPGDKYFDLSQPGRVSVADDGFVSFTPAKQGRDRYLIMNSLQAVQVREALRSLVSQPPLNRESR from the coding sequence ATGTGGTGTCAGCGTTTCTGCATCGGTTTATTGAGTTTGTTGTTGATGGCCAGTCTGTCTGTAGCGGCAGAACCAGTGAAAGTCATTTTTGATACGGATCTTTCGGGTGACGTTGATGATGTGCTTGCGTTGGCCATGCTGCACACGCTGGCTGATCGGGGAGAGTGTGAATTGCTGGCGGTGACGATCTCTAAAATCAATCCATTGACGGGGCCTTTTACTGACGCGACGAATACGTTCTACGGCCGGGGAGACATTCCGATTGGTGTGACCCGTGATGCACAGCGCCGCGATAGTAAATACCTGAAATTAATCAACGAAAAGAACGATGGTCAATGGCGTTATCCGCACGATATTCTTTCCAATGAACAACTCCCGGATGCAGTGAAAGTACTGAGGAAAACACTGGCATCTGAGCCGGATCGATCAGTGTCGATTATTCAGGTCGGTTTGGCGGCGAATCTGGCGGATCTGGTGGAATCTAAGCCAGATAAATTGAGCCCGTTGAGTGGTTTGGAACTAGTTCGTCGCAAAGTCAAACTGGTGTCCGTGATGGCGGGGGCATTCGAACCGATTAATGGAAACCAGCACTTCTTGGAAGCGAATGTAAGGAATGGCATTCAGTCGATGCAGTGGTTTGCGCAGCTGTGGCCCGCTGATGTGCCTGTCGTATGGAGCGGTTTTGAAATTGGAATCGCGGTCACTTATCCCCGCGAAAGTATTGCCCGGGATTTTGGCTACCGCAAACATCATATTGTCCGGGAAGCATATCTGCTGCATAGTGGACCGAATCATGATCGGCCCAGTTGGGATTTGACTAGCGTGCTCTACGCGGTCCGCCCCGGGGACAAATACTTTGATCTTTCGCAACCGGGAAGAGTGAGTGTGGCCGATGATGGCTTTGTCAGTTTTACGCCGGCAAAGCAGGGACGTGATCGTTATCTGATCATGAATTCGCTGCAGGCGGTTCAAGTCCGGGAAGCCTTACGGAGTTTAGTAAGCCAACCGCCTTTGAATCGGGAATCACGCTAA
- a CDS encoding 3-keto-disaccharide hydrolase, translating to MRMPLGQLLLMMLCMCQAIQTGCAAEPNQLTAEEKQQEFKALFNGSDLKGWQHSGNWKVDSGVITRSGKGGSLVYDPQPLPDDFELKFEWKVAPGSNSGVYYRPGQYEYQILDNEKHADGKNPRTSAASIYFCLPPSHDVTRPVGEWNEGRIVCQGTVIQHWLNGKKVIDLDYTDPRYAWHVELLANRGGNLADRGAKLSLQDHGDPVWYRGIKLRTIPADEKLDRSPVKPAEVSDAAMAAEQRKLQRIMESRARQQQKQKK from the coding sequence ATGAGAATGCCGCTCGGACAATTATTGTTGATGATGTTGTGTATGTGTCAGGCTATTCAGACTGGTTGTGCCGCTGAGCCGAATCAATTGACAGCAGAAGAAAAACAACAGGAATTCAAGGCGCTGTTCAATGGTTCTGATCTCAAGGGTTGGCAGCACAGCGGTAACTGGAAGGTAGACTCTGGCGTGATCACTCGTTCTGGAAAAGGGGGAAGTCTGGTTTACGATCCGCAGCCGCTACCGGATGATTTCGAATTGAAATTCGAATGGAAGGTGGCACCGGGGAGTAATAGCGGTGTGTATTATCGTCCCGGTCAATACGAGTACCAGATTCTCGATAATGAAAAGCATGCCGACGGGAAAAATCCACGGACGAGTGCCGCTTCGATTTATTTCTGCCTGCCTCCTTCCCATGACGTAACACGGCCCGTCGGGGAGTGGAATGAAGGTCGCATTGTCTGTCAGGGAACTGTCATTCAACATTGGTTAAATGGTAAAAAAGTCATTGACCTGGATTACACCGATCCGCGCTATGCCTGGCATGTGGAACTGTTGGCGAATCGGGGTGGTAATCTGGCAGATCGGGGTGCGAAGTTGTCTTTGCAGGACCATGGCGATCCGGTCTGGTATCGGGGGATCAAGTTGAGAACAATTCCCGCTGATGAGAAACTGGATCGCAGCCCTGTCAAGCCGGCTGAAGTTTCCGATGCTGCCATGGCAGCCGAGCAGCGCAAGTTGCAACGGATTATGGAAAGCCGGGCACGTCAGCAACAGAAACAAAAAAAGTAG
- a CDS encoding sulfatase, protein MKSLFFTVMCCLFLPLAVEARDATDRPNIVLIMADDLGYGDLSCYGSTNCETPQLDRLASRGMKFTDFHSSGTVCSPTRAGLLTGRYQQRAGIDGVVYADPKRNRHHGLQKNEITLAQCLQSAGYQTGMFGKWHLGYQRQYNPTFRGFQQFVGYVSGNVDYFAHLDGTGVFDWWHNAELNRAEQGYVTHLITDHAVDFIRQQKEKPFFVYIAHEAVHYPYQGPNDKPIRKEGVGDIKSAKRKDIANAYREMNTEMDRGIGKVVTVLKELGLTENTLIFFLSDNGANNKGSNGALRGFKGNVWEGGHRVPAIACWPGQIPAGSLCEETVISIDLMPTILELANASVPARHQLDGMSLAKLMTEQQKLKPRTIFWDYNGRSAVRQGPWKLVLNQNRKTPVELFNLKDDIAESTNLATKKPERVQQMQAAFAAWKKEVTQTATPQPEK, encoded by the coding sequence ATGAAATCTCTGTTCTTCACAGTCATGTGCTGTCTGTTTTTACCTCTTGCGGTCGAGGCGAGGGATGCCACTGACCGCCCTAACATTGTGCTGATCATGGCCGATGATCTGGGGTATGGCGATCTGAGTTGTTATGGCAGTACCAACTGTGAGACTCCTCAGCTGGATCGTCTAGCGTCGCGAGGAATGAAGTTTACCGATTTTCATTCCAGTGGAACGGTGTGTAGTCCGACTCGAGCCGGCTTGTTAACGGGCCGCTATCAGCAGCGGGCGGGCATTGACGGCGTGGTCTATGCGGACCCCAAAAGGAATCGGCATCATGGGCTGCAGAAGAATGAAATTACGCTGGCACAATGTCTGCAGTCAGCCGGTTATCAAACCGGTATGTTTGGAAAATGGCATCTGGGATATCAGCGACAATACAACCCCACGTTTCGCGGCTTTCAGCAGTTCGTGGGTTATGTCAGCGGGAACGTCGATTATTTCGCGCATCTGGACGGCACCGGGGTGTTCGACTGGTGGCATAACGCAGAATTAAACCGTGCAGAACAAGGTTACGTGACGCATCTGATTACGGATCACGCAGTTGATTTTATTCGACAGCAAAAAGAGAAACCGTTCTTTGTGTATATCGCGCATGAAGCCGTGCATTATCCCTATCAGGGTCCGAATGACAAACCGATTCGAAAAGAGGGAGTCGGTGATATTAAATCTGCCAAGCGCAAAGACATTGCCAACGCATACCGCGAAATGAATACCGAAATGGATCGGGGCATCGGCAAAGTGGTCACGGTTTTAAAAGAACTTGGACTGACGGAAAACACATTGATCTTTTTTCTGTCAGACAATGGTGCGAATAATAAAGGCTCTAATGGTGCCTTACGTGGCTTTAAAGGAAATGTCTGGGAAGGGGGGCATCGTGTGCCCGCTATCGCCTGCTGGCCCGGCCAGATTCCTGCGGGCAGTCTGTGTGAGGAGACTGTAATCAGCATCGACCTGATGCCGACCATTTTGGAACTGGCGAATGCGAGCGTGCCTGCGAGGCATCAGCTGGATGGTATGAGCCTGGCTAAGTTGATGACTGAGCAGCAGAAATTAAAGCCGCGCACGATATTCTGGGACTACAATGGGCGCTCGGCGGTTCGCCAGGGACCATGGAAACTGGTGTTGAATCAGAATCGTAAAACACCAGTGGAATTATTCAACCTGAAGGACGATATAGCGGAATCAACGAACCTCGCTACAAAGAAACCGGAGCGCGTGCAGCAGATGCAGGCGGCGTTTGCTGCGTGGAAAAAAGAAGTGACTCAAACGGCGACACCCCAACCCGAAAAATAA
- a CDS encoding DUF1501 domain-containing protein — MNQCQNMTRRSALQVGLLGGLGLTLHDFLKLSAARAESNEKSKAKADAVLFLNLAGGVSHLDTLDRKPDAPADTQGEFKSIQTCLPGHQVCEYLPKYAAAADQFTLIRGISHSAGAHPQGQSWISTGNRPVPALIYPSLGSVVTKEISSKPDLPGYVAIPKTEWNAGYMGDAYAPFKTNTVPRPGQPFQVRGISLPDGLTIEKVNQRQELLTKLDRRFKTETTESQLLEALDKFGSQAYNMITSKRARAAFDVEQESSQLRNMFTPDEFSQSVFLGCRLIEFGVPFVTVTYQGWDTHTENFAGHRRLLPALDNGITAGLEMLKQKGLLERTLIVIMGEFGRTPKINVNAGRDHYPRVNWCLMAGGGVKPAQFIGGTTKAGDAPDDKTNIKPDDIAATIYHTLGIDPLTEYYTNTGRPTMLVPHGRIMGELFA, encoded by the coding sequence ATGAATCAATGTCAGAACATGACAAGACGCAGTGCGTTGCAGGTTGGACTCCTCGGCGGTCTGGGTTTGACGCTTCACGACTTTCTCAAGCTGTCTGCTGCCCGGGCTGAGTCGAACGAAAAGTCGAAAGCCAAGGCCGATGCAGTACTGTTTCTGAATCTGGCGGGAGGCGTATCGCATCTGGATACGCTGGATCGTAAACCCGATGCCCCTGCAGACACGCAAGGCGAATTCAAATCGATCCAGACTTGTCTCCCCGGTCATCAGGTTTGTGAATATTTACCGAAGTATGCTGCGGCCGCGGATCAATTTACTCTGATTCGCGGTATTTCGCATTCTGCCGGTGCGCATCCTCAGGGACAATCCTGGATTTCAACGGGAAATCGGCCAGTGCCGGCGTTGATTTATCCTTCGCTGGGTTCGGTCGTCACGAAGGAGATCTCCAGTAAGCCGGACCTGCCTGGTTATGTGGCGATTCCCAAAACCGAATGGAACGCGGGCTATATGGGAGACGCGTATGCCCCATTCAAAACCAACACGGTTCCCCGACCGGGTCAGCCGTTTCAGGTACGCGGCATTTCCTTGCCCGATGGTCTGACGATTGAAAAAGTCAATCAGCGTCAGGAACTGCTTACAAAACTGGATCGGCGATTTAAAACGGAAACTACCGAAAGCCAACTCTTAGAAGCGTTAGATAAGTTTGGTTCGCAGGCTTATAATATGATTACATCGAAGCGGGCACGGGCTGCCTTTGATGTGGAACAGGAATCGTCCCAGTTGCGGAACATGTTTACTCCCGATGAATTCAGCCAGTCTGTGTTTCTGGGTTGTCGGCTGATCGAATTCGGCGTCCCCTTTGTGACGGTGACTTATCAGGGCTGGGATACGCACACCGAAAACTTTGCCGGTCATCGTCGTTTATTGCCGGCTCTGGATAATGGAATCACCGCAGGGCTGGAAATGCTGAAGCAGAAGGGATTGCTGGAGCGAACGTTGATCGTGATTATGGGCGAATTCGGGCGGACCCCCAAGATCAATGTGAACGCGGGGCGTGACCATTATCCGCGTGTGAACTGGTGCCTGATGGCGGGGGGCGGCGTTAAACCAGCACAGTTCATTGGCGGAACGACGAAAGCCGGTGATGCTCCCGATGACAAAACCAACATCAAGCCCGATGATATTGCCGCGACAATTTATCATACCTTGGGCATTGATCCTCTAACCGAGTACTATACCAATACGGGGCGTCCGACGATGCTGGTTCCGCATGGCCGCATCATGGGTGAGCTTTTTGCTTAA
- a CDS encoding DUF1549 domain-containing protein has product MHSERTKIFALLILLVFSFPSAQAAENEPPVVAKTPEQIAVEKLRGFYTNLQKNKDGSVRLVRFSKPHVTLEVLEYLESFHKLDYLALVCPQIGDAALEHIAHLTNLDTLMLSESAIGDAGLSHLQRLNKLERLYLDQTKVTDLGLVQLSHLSQLKVLSLNNTRVTDKGLAQLAGLKNLEVLFLSGTKVSDAGIQTLAKLKNLKVLYLSGTRVRGNGLKELAALKSLEYLALNHCALDQSAAASLATLSRLKGLEVYHTGLSTESVNDLRTKMAKTQLFTERDTETNPETDVLRFANSEGLDVKPILAPIESRIAAGEKFTPDFQKHVIPLLGRLGCNSRNCHGSFQGRGGFQLSMFGYDFKLDHDNLLERIDKQKPDESLVLNKPTSEDEHEGGLKLPPGGWEQKLLREWIAAGAASVGKESPRFVRLDVTPKQVVFTEKGEAVSLKAIAVWSDGTREDVTCLTRFESKDDSVAEVTPEGVMRSKGTGDTYVISYYDNGIFSTQVILPVQKYKPGTYPQVATPTEVDRRVVNKLRKLGIQPSGLCTDDEFLRRVSLDMTGTLPTPEEIRAFLKDTSTEKRSQKIEELLNRPGYVAWWSMKLSDLTGSNAGYLGSTEMARPVASQWNAWIRRRVEDNVGWDKIVSGIILGTSRLPGQTFDEYMSQQSQFTSTKDRADFTALDNSMPHYWARSNMSVPSDKALAFGYTFLGMRLDCAQCHKHPFDEWSKQDFELFTEFFTRIKFGVPPDAAVLHEQSRNMLGVPVKLNTAALRRQSYLRIAAEGRPIPWREVYIEPAKSDQQRAKLLGGQEINISQTKDPRELLMRWMLNEPNHYFAKAFVNRIWAHYFNVGIINPPDDLNQANPPSNKALLDYLVQGFIDSGYDMKWLHRTITNSRTYQLSWRSNPTNRKDTRNFSHAVLRRLPAEVAIDAILQATASQKKMNQLVSQTDRRKISQHPLSFQARAIDFSLLVFGKPLRTTNCDCERQDEPTLLQSLYVRNDEEMLKNLTRADGWLAEMKTAKLKTLEQKALVTEAYLRTLSRFPEATEMKESLKHLQKTESVQEGLHDLLWALLNTQEFITNH; this is encoded by the coding sequence ATGCATTCAGAGCGAACGAAGATTTTCGCATTGCTGATTCTGCTGGTGTTCTCATTCCCTTCAGCCCAGGCAGCTGAGAATGAACCGCCGGTGGTTGCGAAAACTCCCGAGCAGATCGCCGTCGAAAAGCTCCGCGGTTTTTACACCAATCTGCAGAAAAACAAAGATGGCTCCGTGCGGCTGGTCCGCTTCAGTAAGCCGCATGTCACGCTGGAAGTTCTGGAGTATCTTGAGTCGTTTCATAAGCTCGATTATCTGGCGCTGGTCTGTCCGCAGATTGGTGATGCAGCGCTGGAACATATCGCACATCTGACGAATCTGGATACGCTGATGCTTTCGGAGTCGGCTATCGGGGATGCGGGGCTTTCCCATCTGCAGCGGCTCAACAAGCTGGAGCGGCTGTATCTCGATCAAACCAAGGTGACCGATCTGGGTTTGGTACAACTATCACATCTGTCACAGCTCAAAGTATTGTCTTTAAATAATACACGTGTGACGGACAAAGGCCTTGCGCAACTGGCGGGATTGAAGAATCTGGAAGTCCTGTTCTTGTCCGGCACAAAAGTCAGCGATGCGGGTATTCAAACACTGGCGAAACTCAAGAATTTGAAAGTCTTGTATCTCTCCGGCACCCGGGTTCGGGGTAACGGATTGAAGGAACTGGCTGCCTTAAAGTCGCTCGAATATCTGGCGCTGAATCACTGTGCTTTGGATCAGAGTGCCGCTGCATCGCTGGCAACACTGTCTCGGTTAAAGGGGCTGGAAGTTTATCATACCGGCTTATCGACAGAATCTGTCAATGATCTCAGAACAAAAATGGCGAAAACGCAACTGTTTACAGAACGCGATACGGAAACGAATCCAGAAACCGATGTATTACGTTTCGCCAATTCAGAGGGACTCGATGTCAAACCGATCCTGGCTCCGATTGAATCGCGAATTGCTGCGGGGGAGAAATTCACACCTGACTTTCAGAAACATGTGATTCCACTCTTAGGTAGGCTGGGGTGTAACAGCCGCAATTGCCATGGTTCGTTTCAGGGACGAGGTGGATTCCAGCTGTCGATGTTCGGTTACGATTTCAAACTCGATCATGATAATCTGCTGGAACGGATCGACAAACAGAAACCGGATGAGAGTCTGGTTCTGAATAAGCCGACGTCAGAAGACGAGCATGAAGGGGGCCTGAAACTGCCTCCCGGGGGTTGGGAGCAGAAGTTGTTGCGGGAATGGATTGCTGCAGGCGCGGCATCGGTGGGTAAAGAGTCACCCCGTTTTGTGCGGCTGGATGTCACGCCGAAGCAGGTAGTCTTTACCGAAAAAGGGGAAGCGGTCTCGCTCAAGGCGATCGCTGTCTGGTCGGACGGAACACGGGAAGATGTGACCTGTTTGACCCGTTTTGAGTCGAAGGATGATAGTGTTGCCGAAGTGACGCCGGAAGGAGTCATGCGTTCCAAAGGGACCGGCGATACGTATGTGATCTCCTATTACGATAACGGTATCTTTTCGACACAGGTGATTCTTCCCGTTCAGAAGTATAAGCCAGGTACCTATCCCCAGGTTGCGACGCCTACAGAAGTGGATCGGCGCGTTGTTAACAAGCTGCGAAAACTGGGAATTCAGCCGTCCGGATTATGTACGGATGATGAATTTCTGCGGCGCGTCAGTCTTGATATGACGGGCACATTGCCGACACCAGAGGAGATACGAGCTTTTCTGAAAGATACATCCACGGAAAAACGAAGTCAGAAAATCGAAGAGCTGTTGAACCGCCCCGGTTACGTGGCCTGGTGGAGTATGAAGCTTTCCGATCTGACCGGCAGTAACGCCGGTTATCTGGGGAGCACGGAAATGGCACGGCCGGTTGCCAGCCAGTGGAACGCCTGGATCCGCCGCCGCGTGGAAGATAATGTTGGTTGGGATAAAATTGTTTCCGGTATCATTCTGGGAACCAGTCGTCTGCCGGGCCAGACGTTTGATGAATATATGTCGCAACAGAGCCAGTTTACCAGTACGAAAGACAGAGCCGACTTCACGGCCCTCGACAATTCAATGCCCCATTATTGGGCGCGTTCGAATATGTCAGTTCCATCTGATAAAGCGTTGGCGTTTGGGTATACATTTCTGGGAATGCGGCTGGATTGTGCCCAGTGCCATAAGCATCCGTTTGACGAATGGTCTAAACAGGATTTTGAGCTCTTTACCGAATTTTTCACACGCATCAAATTTGGCGTGCCCCCGGATGCGGCGGTATTGCATGAGCAATCACGGAATATGCTGGGAGTGCCGGTGAAGTTGAATACGGCGGCGCTGCGCCGACAGAGTTATCTACGGATCGCTGCCGAAGGGCGGCCGATTCCCTGGCGCGAAGTTTATATCGAACCTGCCAAATCAGATCAACAGCGGGCCAAGCTGCTCGGCGGGCAGGAGATCAACATCAGTCAGACGAAAGATCCGCGAGAGTTATTGATGCGCTGGATGTTGAATGAGCCGAACCATTATTTTGCCAAAGCATTCGTGAATCGAATCTGGGCACACTATTTCAATGTAGGCATTATTAATCCGCCCGACGATCTGAATCAGGCGAATCCACCCAGTAACAAAGCGCTACTCGATTATCTGGTGCAGGGGTTCATCGACAGCGGTTATGATATGAAGTGGTTGCACCGGACGATTACGAACAGTCGCACTTATCAATTGAGTTGGCGATCGAATCCGACGAATCGGAAAGACACACGCAATTTCAGTCATGCGGTTTTGAGACGTCTGCCGGCAGAGGTAGCCATCGATGCGATTCTACAGGCGACGGCGAGCCAGAAAAAGATGAACCAGCTGGTGAGTCAGACGGACCGCCGCAAAATCTCACAGCATCCGCTCTCATTTCAGGCGCGGGCCATCGATTTTTCGTTACTCGTATTCGGAAAGCCATTGCGAACGACGAACTGTGACTGTGAACGTCAGGATGAGCCGACGTTGTTACAGTCGCTCTATGTGCGGAACGATGAAGAAATGCTTAAAAACCTAACCCGGGCAGATGGCTGGCTGGCAGAAATGAAAACGGCAAAACTCAAGACATTAGAGCAGAAAGCGTTGGTAACCGAAGCCTATTTACGTACGCTGTCCCGTTTTCCTGAAGCAACGGAAATGAAAGAGAGCCTGAAGCATCTGCAGAAAACCGAATCCGTGCAGGAAGGTTTGCATGACTTATTATGGGCTCTGTTAAATACGCAGGAATTTATTACGAATCACTAA
- a CDS encoding 3-hydroxybutyrate dehydrogenase, with translation MSDPKTALITGAASGIGAEIAKTLFNEGYHIVVADLNAPAYLSGLIQESQRALYVPTDLSKQESCEALIARVIQEFGSVDILVNNAGFQHISPLDDFPESVWETMLQVMLTAPFLLTKYVFPGMKQKQWGRIISMGSIHSQIASLNKVGYIAAKHGLVGLTKSTALEGGPFGITANVICPAYVRTPLVEQQIAAQAETLGLSVEEVESQVFLKASATGKLIEPAEVAAMVLYLCSDQAKSITGACWTIDGGWTAQ, from the coding sequence ATGTCTGACCCCAAAACGGCCTTGATTACCGGCGCTGCAAGTGGCATTGGCGCAGAAATCGCGAAGACACTGTTCAATGAGGGATACCACATTGTGGTTGCCGATCTGAATGCCCCCGCTTATCTGTCCGGTCTGATACAGGAATCTCAACGTGCTTTGTATGTTCCCACCGATCTGTCAAAGCAGGAAAGTTGTGAGGCACTCATCGCGCGCGTGATTCAGGAATTTGGTTCTGTTGATATATTGGTTAATAATGCCGGCTTTCAACATATTTCTCCTCTGGATGATTTTCCCGAAAGCGTGTGGGAAACCATGCTGCAGGTGATGTTAACGGCACCGTTTCTGCTGACCAAATATGTATTTCCCGGCATGAAGCAGAAGCAGTGGGGCCGCATCATTAGTATGGGGTCGATCCATTCACAAATCGCATCGCTCAACAAAGTCGGCTACATTGCTGCCAAACATGGTCTGGTCGGTTTAACGAAATCGACCGCACTGGAAGGCGGGCCGTTCGGGATTACGGCCAATGTCATCTGTCCGGCTTATGTGCGCACGCCTCTGGTCGAGCAGCAAATTGCCGCACAGGCAGAAACATTGGGGCTCAGTGTGGAAGAGGTCGAAAGTCAGGTCTTCCTGAAAGCCTCGGCGACCGGCAAGTTGATCGAACCCGCGGAAGTGGCTGCGATGGTGTTATACCTCTGCTCTGATCAGGCCAAATCGATCACCGGGGCCTGCTGGACTATTGATGGTGGTTGGACGGCACAATAG
- a CDS encoding 3-hydroxyacyl-CoA dehydrogenase family protein, whose protein sequence is MQEVGILGAGLIGASWATFFAAQGLNVRIFDVNETVKQTALDVAQTNLQRLVDLKLLAPEEAHRAVSNLCLVDSMQELLADIDFVQESVIEDYAIKADVYREFEQYAPDTAILASSSSGLLMTRMQSVLEHPARALIAHPFNPPHLIPLVELVPGEQTAAETVETVRDFFLKLGKHPVILNKEVPGHIANRLAAAVWRESLALLDEGVASVEDIDAALCQGPGLRWAMMGQHLIYELGGGEGGYQKFIDTIGASFEEYWNDMQTWTTIPEAAKQKAVAGTQAYLKQKSRSEWATWRDEKLARIQQVLREE, encoded by the coding sequence ATGCAGGAAGTAGGAATATTAGGTGCCGGGTTGATTGGTGCGAGCTGGGCCACTTTTTTTGCGGCGCAGGGACTCAACGTTCGCATTTTTGATGTGAATGAAACAGTGAAACAAACGGCGCTGGATGTTGCGCAGACAAATTTACAACGACTGGTTGATCTGAAGTTGCTCGCGCCGGAAGAGGCACACCGTGCGGTCTCAAATCTGTGTCTGGTCGATTCGATGCAGGAATTACTGGCTGATATCGATTTCGTCCAGGAATCGGTAATCGAAGATTATGCGATCAAGGCAGACGTCTATCGCGAGTTCGAACAGTATGCCCCCGACACAGCAATTCTCGCCAGTAGTTCATCGGGGTTGTTAATGACGCGGATGCAGTCGGTGCTCGAACATCCCGCTCGTGCCTTGATTGCACATCCTTTCAACCCGCCGCATCTGATTCCGCTGGTCGAACTGGTCCCCGGCGAGCAGACGGCTGCGGAAACGGTCGAAACCGTCAGAGACTTTTTTCTGAAGCTCGGCAAGCATCCGGTGATTTTGAATAAAGAAGTGCCCGGTCACATTGCCAATCGACTGGCGGCGGCAGTCTGGCGGGAATCACTGGCACTCTTGGATGAGGGGGTGGCCAGTGTGGAAGACATTGACGCGGCACTCTGTCAGGGCCCCGGTCTACGCTGGGCGATGATGGGCCAGCATCTGATTTATGAACTGGGGGGCGGTGAAGGAGGGTATCAGAAATTTATCGATACAATCGGCGCGTCGTTTGAAGAATACTGGAACGATATGCAAACGTGGACGACCATTCCTGAAGCAGCAAAACAGAAAGCGGTTGCCGGTACGCAGGCGTATCTGAAACAGAAAAGCCGCAGCGAATGGGCGACCTGGCGAGACGAAAAGCTGGCCCGGATTCAACAAGTATTGCGCGAGGAGTAA